One window from the genome of Nomascus leucogenys isolate Asia chromosome 12, Asia_NLE_v1, whole genome shotgun sequence encodes:
- the RPL5 gene encoding 60S ribosomal protein L5 isoform X1, whose product MGFVKVVKNKAYFKRYQVKFRRRREGKTDYYARKRLVIQDKNKYNTPKYRMIVRVTNRDIICQIAYARIEGDMIVCAAYAHELPKYGVKVGLTNYAAAYCTGLLLARRLLNRFGMDKIYEGQVEVTGDEYNVESIDGQPGAFTCYLDAGLARTTTGNKVFGALKGAVDGGLSIPHSTKRFPGYDSESKEFNAEVHRKHIMGQNVADYMRYLMEEDEDAYKKQFSQYIKNSVTPDMMEEMYKKAHAAIRENPVYEKKPKKEVKKKRWNRPKMSLAQKKDRVAQKKASFLRAQERAAES is encoded by the exons ATG gggTTTGTTAAAGTTGTTAAGAATAAGGCCTACTTTAAGAGATACCAAGTGAAATTTAGAAGACGACGAG agggCAAAACTGATTATTATGCTCGGAAACGCTTGGTgatacaagataaaaataaatacaacacacCCAAATACAGGATGATAGTTCGTGTAACAAACAGAGATATCATTTGTCAG ATTGCTTATGCCCGTATAGAGGGGGATATGATAGTCTGCGCAGCATATGCACACGAACTGCCAAAATACGGTGTGAAGGTTGGCCTGACAAATTATGCTGCAGCATATTGTACTGGCCTGCTGCTGGCCCGCAGG CTTCTCAATAGGTTTGGCATGGACAAGATCTATGAAGGCCAAGTGGAGGTGACTGGTGATGAATACAATGTGGAAAGCATTGATGGTCAGCCAGGTGCCTTCACCTGCTATTTGGATGCAGGCCTTGCCAGAACTACCACTGGCAATAAAGTTTTTGGTGCCCTGAAGGGAGCTGTGGATGGAGGCTTGTCTATCCCTCACAG TACCAAACGATTCCCTGGTTATGATTCTGAAAGCAAGGAATTTAATGCAGAAGTACACCGGAAGCACATCATGGGCCAGAATGTTGCAGATTACATGCGCTACTTAatggaagaagatgaagatgctTACAAGAAACAGTTCTCTCAATACATAAAGAACAGCGTAACTCCAGACATG ATGGAGGAGATGTATAAGAAAGCTCATGCTGCTATACGAGAGAATCCGGTCTATGAAAAGAAGCccaagaaagaagttaaaaagaagag GTGGAACCGTCCCAAAATGTCCCTTGCTCAGAAGAAGGATCGGGTAGCTCAAAAGAAGGCAAGCTTCCTCAGAGCTCAGGAGCGGGCTGCTGAGAGCTAA
- the RPL5 gene encoding 60S ribosomal protein L5 isoform X2 has product MGFVKVVKNKAYFKRYQVKFRRRREGKTDYYARKRLVIQDKNKYNTPKYRMIVRVTNRDIICQIAYARIEGDMIVCAAYAHELPKYGVKVGLTNYAAAYCTGLLLARRLLNRFGMDKIYEGQVEVTGDEYNVESIDGQPGAFTCYLDAGLARTTTGNKVFGALKGAVDGGLSIPHSTKRFPGYDSESKEFNAEVHRKHIMGQNVADYMRYLMEEDEDAYKKQFSQYIKNSVTPDMEEMYKKAHAAIRENPVYEKKPKKEVKKKRWNRPKMSLAQKKDRVAQKKASFLRAQERAAES; this is encoded by the exons ATG gggTTTGTTAAAGTTGTTAAGAATAAGGCCTACTTTAAGAGATACCAAGTGAAATTTAGAAGACGACGAG agggCAAAACTGATTATTATGCTCGGAAACGCTTGGTgatacaagataaaaataaatacaacacacCCAAATACAGGATGATAGTTCGTGTAACAAACAGAGATATCATTTGTCAG ATTGCTTATGCCCGTATAGAGGGGGATATGATAGTCTGCGCAGCATATGCACACGAACTGCCAAAATACGGTGTGAAGGTTGGCCTGACAAATTATGCTGCAGCATATTGTACTGGCCTGCTGCTGGCCCGCAGG CTTCTCAATAGGTTTGGCATGGACAAGATCTATGAAGGCCAAGTGGAGGTGACTGGTGATGAATACAATGTGGAAAGCATTGATGGTCAGCCAGGTGCCTTCACCTGCTATTTGGATGCAGGCCTTGCCAGAACTACCACTGGCAATAAAGTTTTTGGTGCCCTGAAGGGAGCTGTGGATGGAGGCTTGTCTATCCCTCACAG TACCAAACGATTCCCTGGTTATGATTCTGAAAGCAAGGAATTTAATGCAGAAGTACACCGGAAGCACATCATGGGCCAGAATGTTGCAGATTACATGCGCTACTTAatggaagaagatgaagatgctTACAAGAAACAGTTCTCTCAATACATAAAGAACAGCGTAACTCCAGACATG GAGGAGATGTATAAGAAAGCTCATGCTGCTATACGAGAGAATCCGGTCTATGAAAAGAAGCccaagaaagaagttaaaaagaagag GTGGAACCGTCCCAAAATGTCCCTTGCTCAGAAGAAGGATCGGGTAGCTCAAAAGAAGGCAAGCTTCCTCAGAGCTCAGGAGCGGGCTGCTGAGAGCTAA